In Rhodothermus sp., the following proteins share a genomic window:
- a CDS encoding L,D-transpeptidase gives MGRRAFGLLLLLFLQSQTLQAQDYINQTALEDILEHQYDELDAIPEVQYHYYILHHSSGNNVLARNTLYKELGDGDLELGRKRARLVELLNRVLIRNLRIGDTLVIPNQFDLDFRAYSPFPRYYPGGRDFDKLFIMDKSIQAFGAYEYGKLVRWGVINTGSPENPTPNGRFNFNWKEEYRISSLSPPGEPWEMYWVFNFHDARGIHVHQYPMPTGGPASHGCVRLIDADAKWVFYWADPWQTTAGGSGIASRKGKIIKQGTTVLVIGEDPEGRPRPFIYKKRYPILKRVELPAHPYDVPPGTPQQEFFDRLRAARTGSGTSR, from the coding sequence ATGGGTCGTCGTGCATTCGGATTGCTCCTGCTGCTGTTCCTACAGTCACAGACGCTGCAGGCCCAGGACTACATCAACCAGACGGCGCTGGAAGACATCCTGGAGCACCAGTATGATGAGCTCGATGCCATCCCCGAAGTGCAATATCATTATTACATCCTGCACCACAGCTCCGGGAACAACGTGCTGGCACGCAATACGCTCTACAAGGAGCTGGGCGACGGCGACCTGGAGCTGGGCCGCAAACGCGCACGCCTGGTAGAGTTGCTCAATCGCGTTCTCATCCGTAACCTCCGGATTGGCGACACGCTGGTTATTCCCAACCAGTTCGACCTGGACTTTCGTGCTTACTCCCCCTTCCCTCGTTACTATCCAGGCGGCCGTGACTTCGACAAGCTGTTCATCATGGACAAATCCATTCAAGCCTTTGGCGCCTACGAATACGGCAAGCTGGTGCGCTGGGGCGTGATCAACACAGGGTCTCCCGAAAATCCCACGCCAAATGGCCGCTTTAACTTTAACTGGAAGGAAGAATACCGCATCTCCTCACTCAGCCCACCCGGCGAACCCTGGGAAATGTACTGGGTCTTCAATTTCCACGATGCACGTGGCATTCATGTGCATCAGTATCCGATGCCCACCGGTGGGCCTGCCAGCCATGGTTGCGTACGACTGATTGATGCGGACGCGAAGTGGGTCTTTTACTGGGCTGATCCCTGGCAGACAACTGCAGGTGGCAGCGGCATCGCATCGCGAAAGGGCAAAATCATCAAGCAGGGCACCACGGTACTGGTGATTGGCGAAGATCCAGAAGGACGTCCGCGGCCTTTCATCTACAAGAAGCGGTATCCCATTTTGAAGCGCGTGGAGTTGCCCGCCCATCCCTACGACGTACCCCCGGGTACTCCCCAACAGGAGTTCTTCGACCGGCTGCGTGCCGCACGCACGGGCTCGGGGACTTCACGCTGA
- a CDS encoding TolC family protein, giving the protein MKYRSSCRMLHGLPGLFLCTVLVLPLQAQPVRLTLAEAIARGLQTHPDLATAEAAVAAAQARIGQARAALQPRLQFSISYQRLSEITPFVITMPLPDTEPIEITPNIPNQYRVQLLLQQPLFQGGRLRAQLQAARQEAAATAAERNVRREALAYRIATAYWQHVEAEALARAADENVRRLEAHLTDARNRQAQGLLLESEVLDVEVALEQARLEALRRRHAVQLTAVVLNSLVGLPPNTPLRLTDRPDTTRRPVPSLDSLWALALQKRPELAALRHTIARAEALRSMAQASRWPQVALVGRYLYARPNPRIIPLQDRFEGTWEIGLSLTFDLWNGLRTHHQMAEATALRRQAEAREASTLRALNVALTQAQLSVEQAYEQLRLARLVVQQAKARYALVRNQFAQGLRTSRDLLDAETALAQARTREIQAQIACALAWLTLQQATGTLTETLR; this is encoded by the coding sequence ATGAAGTATCGATCATCCTGCCGGATGTTGCACGGGCTACCAGGTCTGTTCCTGTGCACCGTGCTGGTGCTCCCGCTACAGGCGCAACCTGTACGGCTAACGCTGGCTGAGGCTATCGCACGAGGGCTGCAGACACACCCCGACCTGGCCACCGCCGAGGCCGCCGTTGCAGCCGCGCAAGCTCGCATCGGTCAGGCCCGGGCCGCCTTGCAGCCCCGATTGCAATTTTCGATAAGCTACCAGCGGCTGAGTGAGATCACCCCGTTCGTTATCACGATGCCGCTACCAGACACGGAACCTATCGAAATCACGCCCAACATCCCGAACCAGTATCGGGTGCAGCTTTTGCTGCAGCAACCCCTTTTTCAGGGTGGACGGCTTCGCGCACAGCTGCAGGCCGCTCGTCAGGAAGCAGCCGCCACGGCTGCTGAGCGCAATGTCCGGCGCGAAGCGCTTGCCTACCGTATTGCCACCGCCTACTGGCAGCATGTGGAAGCCGAAGCGCTGGCCCGGGCAGCTGACGAAAACGTACGCCGGCTGGAAGCCCATCTAACGGACGCACGCAACCGCCAGGCTCAGGGTCTGCTACTCGAAAGCGAAGTGCTCGATGTCGAGGTAGCCCTGGAACAGGCCCGCCTTGAAGCCCTGCGACGACGTCATGCCGTACAGCTCACCGCCGTCGTGTTAAACAGCCTGGTGGGCCTGCCGCCGAACACACCGCTCCGGCTGACCGATCGTCCGGACACCACCCGGCGGCCCGTACCTTCACTGGACAGCCTCTGGGCGCTGGCGCTGCAGAAACGGCCTGAGCTGGCCGCTCTCCGACACACCATAGCCCGTGCCGAGGCTCTGCGTTCCATGGCACAGGCCAGCCGGTGGCCACAGGTGGCACTTGTTGGCCGCTACCTGTATGCCCGCCCCAACCCACGCATCATTCCTCTGCAGGATCGCTTTGAGGGAACCTGGGAAATCGGGCTATCGCTGACGTTCGACCTGTGGAACGGCCTGCGCACGCATCACCAGATGGCCGAAGCTACAGCACTCCGCCGCCAGGCCGAAGCCCGTGAAGCGTCAACACTCCGCGCGCTGAACGTAGCGCTCACGCAGGCTCAGCTTAGCGTCGAACAGGCTTACGAACAACTGCGCCTGGCACGCCTGGTGGTCCAGCAGGCCAAAGCCCGCTATGCCCTGGTACGCAATCAGTTTGCCCAGGGCCTACGCACCAGCCGCGACCTGCTCGATGCAGAAACGGCGTTGGCCCAGGCACGTACCCGTGAAATCCAGGCCCAGATAGCCTGCGCCCTCGCCTGGCTGACATTGCAACAGGCTACCGGTACGCTGACGGAAACGTTACGATGA
- a CDS encoding efflux RND transporter periplasmic adaptor subunit, with product MRTLHLFALLMTGVLVGCQAAHPDVLEVSGTIEATDIQLAARSTGEIVQFFVDEGDRVARGQPLVCLDTTQLVLQLRQAEAEVVAARARLALLEAGARAEDLRQAEARLTQARLRLEQAQRDAARLETLHAEGSATDRQLEDVRLQLQLAEAEYQAAQAQLEKLRHLARPEELAIARARVIQAEARRDLLRHQLEDACLEAPTDGIISRRVADSGELATPGSVLLTLIRLDTVYVQLYIPEPMIGTVQYGQPVTIRVDTWPDRTFKGRVTYIAPEAEFTPRNVQTKEERTRLVFRIKVALPNPEGLLKPGMPADATLQPTT from the coding sequence ATGCGTACACTCCATCTGTTTGCGCTGCTGATGACCGGCGTGCTGGTCGGTTGCCAGGCCGCCCACCCCGATGTGCTTGAAGTCTCCGGTACGATTGAAGCCACCGACATCCAGCTTGCGGCTCGAAGCACTGGCGAAATCGTTCAGTTCTTTGTGGACGAAGGCGACCGGGTCGCCCGTGGTCAGCCTCTGGTATGCCTGGACACGACCCAACTCGTGCTCCAGCTACGCCAGGCGGAAGCTGAGGTAGTAGCTGCGCGTGCCCGGCTGGCTCTGCTCGAAGCCGGCGCTCGCGCTGAAGATCTTCGGCAGGCTGAAGCCCGGCTGACCCAGGCTCGATTGCGCCTGGAGCAGGCTCAGCGCGATGCGGCCCGTCTCGAAACCCTTCATGCGGAAGGCAGCGCTACCGATCGCCAGCTTGAAGATGTCCGGTTACAGCTTCAACTCGCCGAAGCCGAATATCAAGCGGCTCAGGCACAGCTTGAAAAGCTACGCCATCTTGCCCGTCCAGAAGAACTGGCGATCGCACGTGCCCGCGTCATTCAGGCTGAAGCCCGACGTGACCTGCTCCGCCATCAGCTTGAGGATGCCTGCCTCGAAGCACCGACCGACGGTATCATCAGCCGCCGCGTGGCTGACTCCGGTGAGCTGGCTACCCCCGGCTCGGTGTTGCTGACGCTGATCCGCCTCGACACGGTTTATGTGCAGCTCTACATCCCCGAACCCATGATCGGCACCGTGCAGTACGGACAGCCCGTTACGATACGCGTCGATACCTGGCCCGACCGCACCTTCAAGGGCCGCGTCACCTATATCGCTCCCGAGGCAGAATTCACGCCCCGTAACGTACAGACAAAAGAAGAGCGCACACGCCTGGTCTTTCGCATCAAGGTGGCGCTCCCTAACCCAGAAGGCCTGCTCAAACCCGGCATGCCGGCCGATGCCACGTTGCAACCTACCACCTGA
- a CDS encoding potassium channel protein, whose translation MSTPVHLLERLLHWLVHTEAEQREILLGSLLLLFILLGGTIGYRIIEGWTWIEAFYMTFITLTTIGFSEVRPLSEAGRLFTVLIALAGIGTVAFIATRMVQFILSNTTFRDRYLRRKLRAMRDHFIVCGYGRVGRRIVEDLLQAGRPVVVIERATEPLEDLRAAHLIFVAGDAEEEATLRQAGIDRARALILAMADDSASVFVTLLARELNPDVFILARTNDHKNVRKLLRAGANKVIAPSEVGADRMAQVVLRPYVDAFMERVLGTGALGLQMEEIPIEPGAPLAGKTLAESNFRQHYNAIVVAIVDARTGEIRYNPGANARLQPGDILIVLGIPEAIQKLQTEGCRAP comes from the coding sequence ATGTCGACCCCCGTGCATCTTCTGGAACGCCTGCTGCACTGGCTCGTCCATACCGAGGCAGAACAACGCGAGATTCTGCTGGGCTCGCTGCTTCTCCTGTTTATCCTGTTGGGCGGCACAATCGGCTACCGCATCATCGAAGGCTGGACGTGGATCGAAGCCTTCTACATGACCTTTATCACGCTCACTACCATTGGCTTTTCGGAAGTGCGCCCGCTATCCGAAGCCGGTCGACTCTTTACGGTATTGATTGCACTGGCTGGCATCGGAACCGTTGCCTTTATTGCCACCCGAATGGTTCAGTTTATCCTGAGCAACACGACCTTTCGAGATCGTTACCTCCGACGGAAGCTGCGTGCCATGCGAGACCACTTTATCGTCTGCGGCTACGGCCGCGTGGGCCGACGCATTGTAGAAGACCTGCTCCAGGCCGGCCGTCCTGTTGTCGTCATCGAACGAGCCACCGAGCCGCTGGAAGACCTGCGGGCGGCCCATCTGATCTTCGTGGCTGGCGATGCCGAAGAGGAAGCAACACTGCGCCAGGCTGGCATCGACCGGGCCCGCGCGCTGATTCTGGCCATGGCCGACGACAGCGCCAGCGTGTTCGTGACCCTGCTGGCCCGCGAGCTCAACCCCGATGTGTTCATTCTGGCACGCACCAACGATCACAAAAACGTGCGTAAACTGCTACGAGCCGGTGCCAACAAGGTGATCGCTCCCAGCGAGGTCGGCGCCGATCGTATGGCCCAGGTGGTGCTACGCCCTTACGTTGATGCCTTTATGGAACGCGTGCTGGGCACCGGAGCCCTGGGCTTGCAGATGGAAGAGATTCCAATCGAGCCCGGCGCGCCTCTAGCTGGCAAAACGCTGGCCGAGAGCAACTTTCGTCAACACTACAACGCTATCGTAGTAGCTATTGTCGATGCCCGGACTGGCGAGATTCGTTATAATCCGGGCGCCAATGCGCGCCTGCAACCCGGCGACATTCTGATCGTGCTGGGCATCCCCGAAGCCATTCAAAAATTGCAGACAGAGGGCTGCCGCGCTCCCTGA
- a CDS encoding SDR family NAD(P)-dependent oxidoreductase: MDLGLKGKVAIVTGASRGIGQGIARSLAAEGCRLVICARGAEALEATAEMLREQGAEVEALTLDVTHPEAGVRLVQAACERFGQVDILVGNAGGNRRGYFEATSEDDWSALIELNLRAHLRCARAVIPVMKTQGGGAIVFIASIFGREAGGPGLSIYNSTKSALISAAKILALELAPHNIRVNTVAPGSIRFPGGSWDRRMREDPEGTRQFIVQNIPMGRFGTVQEVADVVTFLVSERARWVTGACLTVDGGQSRSLI; encoded by the coding sequence ATGGATCTGGGTCTGAAAGGAAAAGTGGCGATTGTCACGGGGGCCAGCCGGGGCATCGGGCAGGGGATTGCGCGGAGTCTGGCGGCCGAAGGGTGTCGGCTGGTCATTTGCGCACGTGGCGCCGAGGCGCTGGAGGCTACGGCCGAGATGTTGCGGGAACAGGGGGCCGAAGTTGAAGCGCTCACACTCGACGTGACGCATCCGGAGGCTGGCGTCCGGCTGGTGCAGGCTGCCTGTGAACGCTTCGGGCAGGTGGACATCCTGGTAGGAAACGCGGGAGGAAACCGGCGGGGCTATTTTGAAGCAACGTCCGAAGATGACTGGTCGGCGCTTATCGAACTGAACCTGCGGGCGCACCTGCGGTGCGCACGGGCGGTGATTCCGGTCATGAAGACCCAGGGCGGCGGCGCCATTGTGTTTATTGCGTCGATCTTCGGGCGGGAGGCGGGTGGTCCCGGGCTTTCCATTTATAACAGCACCAAATCGGCCCTGATCAGTGCAGCTAAAATCCTGGCGCTGGAGTTGGCTCCACACAACATCCGGGTCAATACAGTGGCGCCCGGTTCGATTCGCTTTCCGGGTGGTAGCTGGGATCGACGGATGCGGGAAGACCCGGAAGGCACGCGCCAGTTCATTGTGCAGAACATTCCGATGGGGCGGTTCGGGACCGTGCAGGAAGTGGCTGATGTGGTGACGTTTCTGGTATCGGAACGAGCCCGCTGGGTGACCGGGGCCTGCCTGACTGTAGATGGAGGGCAGTCGCGCTCATTGATCTGA
- a CDS encoding Zn-dependent hydrolase, with product MRSGLRLLLLVVFFACEAPETMLETHHDTVLTIADASPEAQALLRKYAPFQLKADLSGLSDNQRQMLRLLIEAAREMDAIFKVQAYGNLDSLLATIEDPGLRRFAEINYGPWDRLDGNRPFLEGIGPKPPGANFYPSDMTREEFEAAAAQNEALRSLYTMVRRDARGRLIAIPYHEFFASHVQRAANLLRQAAELAEDEGLRHYLTRRAEALLTDDYYESDRAWLDMKTNTIEVIIGPIETYEDQLFGYKAAAEAFVLLKDRAWSERLSRYTTLLPELQAALPVPDAYKREQPGTDSDLGAYDALYYAGDANAGAKTIAVNLPNDERVQLEKGTRRLQLKNVMRAKFEKILLPIAEVLIAEDQRSHITFDAFFGNTMFHEVAHGLGIKHTITGRGTVREALRDLYTTMEEGKADVLGLYMVTWLIERDEWEADPMDHYVTFLASIFRSIRFGAASAHGRANLIRFNFFKEQGAFIRDAATGTYRVVPERMQAAVDALSEQILRLQGDGDYAATSAFVARYGQMDDTLRADLARLQQAGIPVDIVFIQGPDVLGLE from the coding sequence ATGCGTTCGGGGCTACGCTTACTCCTTTTGGTAGTATTTTTTGCCTGTGAAGCGCCGGAGACCATGCTCGAAACCCATCACGATACCGTGTTGACCATAGCGGATGCTTCGCCTGAAGCACAGGCGCTACTGCGTAAATACGCGCCGTTCCAACTCAAAGCGGACCTGAGCGGGCTTTCAGATAATCAGCGTCAGATGCTGCGCCTGCTCATTGAAGCGGCCCGCGAAATGGACGCCATCTTCAAAGTACAGGCCTACGGCAACCTGGATTCACTGCTGGCTACCATCGAAGACCCCGGCCTGCGGCGCTTTGCCGAAATCAACTACGGTCCCTGGGATCGACTCGACGGGAATCGCCCCTTCCTTGAAGGGATAGGCCCCAAACCGCCGGGGGCTAACTTCTATCCGTCCGACATGACACGTGAGGAGTTTGAGGCCGCGGCCGCTCAGAATGAGGCGCTGCGCAGTCTTTACACCATGGTACGACGGGATGCACGGGGCCGGCTCATTGCTATTCCCTATCACGAGTTTTTTGCATCGCACGTCCAGCGTGCAGCCAATCTGCTTCGTCAGGCGGCTGAACTGGCTGAGGACGAAGGCCTCCGTCACTATCTCACGCGCCGAGCTGAAGCGCTGTTGACCGACGACTACTACGAAAGCGATCGGGCCTGGCTCGACATGAAAACAAACACAATCGAGGTGATCATTGGTCCAATTGAAACCTACGAAGATCAGCTCTTTGGCTACAAGGCAGCGGCCGAGGCTTTCGTACTGCTTAAGGACCGTGCCTGGAGCGAGCGTCTCAGCCGGTACACCACGCTATTGCCCGAACTGCAGGCTGCCCTGCCTGTCCCGGACGCCTACAAACGCGAACAACCAGGCACCGACTCGGATCTCGGCGCCTATGATGCGCTCTACTATGCCGGGGATGCCAATGCGGGGGCGAAGACTATAGCCGTCAACCTGCCAAATGACGAACGCGTCCAGCTCGAAAAAGGCACACGCCGCCTGCAGCTCAAGAACGTCATGCGGGCCAAGTTTGAAAAAATCCTGCTGCCCATAGCCGAGGTGTTGATTGCCGAAGACCAGCGGTCACACATTACGTTTGATGCCTTCTTCGGCAATACCATGTTCCATGAAGTCGCGCATGGGCTGGGCATCAAGCACACAATCACTGGTCGTGGAACCGTACGTGAGGCGCTTCGGGACCTGTACACTACCATGGAAGAGGGCAAAGCGGACGTGCTCGGCCTGTACATGGTCACCTGGTTGATCGAGCGTGACGAGTGGGAAGCTGATCCGATGGATCACTACGTAACCTTCCTGGCCAGCATCTTTCGCTCGATCCGCTTTGGCGCCGCCAGTGCCCATGGCCGGGCCAACCTGATTCGATTCAACTTTTTCAAGGAGCAGGGCGCTTTCATACGTGACGCGGCCACCGGCACCTACCGCGTTGTGCCCGAGCGCATGCAGGCCGCTGTCGATGCGCTCTCGGAACAGATCCTTCGCCTGCAGGGCGACGGCGACTATGCGGCCACGTCCGCTTTTGTTGCACGCTATGGTCAGATGGACGACACACTCCGCGCGGACCTGGCCCGTCTCCAGCAGGCAGGCATCCCGGTGGATATTGTCTTCATCCAGGGCCCCGACGTGCTCGGCCTGGAGTGA
- a CDS encoding ABC transporter ATP-binding protein gives MAIPVVELRTLIKRFGSITALAGVSLSVSEGEMFGLVGPDGAGKTTLLRLIAGIAQPDEGVVRVFGHNLATEARRIRPLIGYMAQRFSLYGDLTVEENLRFFARLHGSGTDHTWQEQLLETTGLAPFRHRRAEHLSGGMKQKLALICTLVYRPRLLLLDEPTTGVDPVARRQFWELLVTFQHEGLTIVLTTPYLDEAERCHRVALLHQGHILALDTPAALRTSLPGHLFELSVTPVREAARRLRTWLDAHRVQLVGNRIHLLLDHDNELPPLLHRLKNDDAIQVHACQPITPTMENVFLAHLTRHSATLK, from the coding sequence ATGGCAATCCCTGTCGTTGAGCTCCGCACCCTTATCAAACGCTTTGGGTCGATCACCGCGCTGGCTGGCGTGTCGCTCTCAGTGAGCGAGGGGGAAATGTTCGGGCTGGTCGGTCCTGACGGCGCCGGCAAAACCACACTGCTACGCCTGATCGCTGGCATTGCACAGCCAGACGAAGGCGTCGTGCGCGTCTTCGGCCACAACCTGGCCACCGAGGCCCGTCGCATTCGTCCACTCATCGGCTACATGGCCCAGCGATTCTCGCTCTATGGCGACCTGACCGTCGAGGAAAATCTGCGCTTTTTTGCCCGCCTGCACGGCAGTGGCACCGACCACACCTGGCAGGAACAGCTGCTGGAGACGACCGGACTGGCACCGTTTCGCCATCGACGGGCCGAGCATCTCTCAGGCGGCATGAAGCAAAAACTGGCGCTCATCTGCACGCTCGTTTACCGTCCGCGCTTGCTCTTGCTCGATGAACCCACCACTGGCGTCGATCCTGTCGCCCGACGCCAGTTCTGGGAATTACTCGTGACGTTTCAGCACGAGGGGCTGACCATTGTGCTGACCACTCCTTATCTCGACGAAGCCGAACGCTGCCACCGCGTGGCGCTGCTACACCAGGGCCACATCCTGGCGCTCGACACTCCCGCGGCACTACGGACCTCATTGCCAGGCCACCTGTTTGAGCTGAGCGTCACCCCCGTACGGGAAGCCGCCCGACGTCTTCGTACCTGGCTCGACGCACATCGCGTGCAGCTTGTGGGTAATCGGATTCACCTGCTGCTCGATCACGACAACGAATTACCTCCTCTCTTGCATCGCCTTAAAAACGACGACGCCATCCAGGTACATGCCTGCCAGCCCATCACCCCTACCATGGAAAATGTCTTTCTTGCCCACCTGACCAGACATTCTGCAACATTAAAGTAA
- a CDS encoding exodeoxyribonuclease VII small subunit has product METTPTPSDQPLSFEAALTRLEQIVHHLEADELDLEASLLAYEEGLRLARYCMERLQTAELRIRQLSLDGEPDADDEADRSL; this is encoded by the coding sequence ATGGAGACAACGCCCACACCTTCCGACCAGCCTCTTTCTTTTGAAGCAGCACTGACACGCCTGGAGCAGATTGTGCACCACCTGGAGGCCGACGAGCTGGATCTGGAAGCCTCCCTGCTGGCCTATGAAGAAGGCCTCAGGCTGGCCCGCTACTGTATGGAACGTCTTCAAACGGCCGAGCTACGCATCCGCCAGCTCTCCCTGGATGGCGAGCCAGATGCAGACGATGAAGCTGATAGATCTCTCTGA
- a CDS encoding TetR/AcrR family transcriptional regulator, whose amino-acid sequence MVPSTTSLVAVRRRILEVAQQRFFREGYARVTMDALARELGMSKKTLYQHFPTKAALAAAVMDRFRSRAAESLAGIFENRTLPLPERLARAFAEAARHLRQLEKSFLEDLARFLPEVWAETERFRAETLTRLLEGVLTEGQASGIIRSDIPVDVMLQSFLAAIERLVNPTALTNLPYTAPSVIRMLIQLFFEGMLTDTARDDFRKAIDLLASAPNPST is encoded by the coding sequence ATGGTTCCATCAACTACTTCTCTGGTGGCCGTGCGCAGACGCATCTTGGAGGTAGCTCAGCAACGCTTCTTTCGGGAAGGCTACGCGCGGGTAACCATGGATGCCTTAGCACGCGAGCTGGGCATGAGCAAGAAAACACTCTATCAGCACTTTCCCACCAAGGCAGCCCTGGCTGCCGCCGTCATGGATCGCTTCCGTAGCCGGGCAGCTGAAAGTCTGGCCGGCATTTTCGAAAATCGTACCCTACCCCTTCCCGAGCGTCTGGCCCGGGCCTTTGCCGAAGCGGCTCGACACCTGCGCCAGCTTGAAAAGTCGTTTCTCGAAGATCTGGCCCGGTTTCTACCTGAGGTATGGGCAGAAACCGAGCGCTTTCGTGCAGAGACCCTCACGCGTTTGCTGGAAGGGGTGCTCACAGAAGGACAGGCTTCCGGTATCATCCGGTCCGACATACCCGTGGACGTGATGCTTCAGAGTTTTCTGGCAGCGATCGAACGTCTGGTCAACCCGACCGCCCTCACGAACCTTCCCTACACGGCACCATCAGTGATTCGTATGTTGATTCAACTGTTTTTCGAAGGAATGCTGACTGATACGGCCCGTGACGACTTCCGAAAAGCCATCGACCTGCTTGCTTCAGCTCCGAATCCTTCGACCTAA
- a CDS encoding ABC transporter ATP-binding protein, whose product MSTLAIDVRNLTRRFGNFTAVDHVTFQVEAGEIFGFLGANGAGKSTTIRMLCGLLPPSEGTARVAGFDVAREPYRVRQAIGYMAQKFSLYEDLTGLENLHFFGTAYGLTGRQLDARIRAVIERVGLSGQERRLVRELPTGWRQRLALASALLHEPPVVFLDEPTSGVDPLARRRFWDLIAELAAEGTTVFVTTHYLDEAEYCNRLGLIHNGRLIALGTPEALKARYLTRPLYELEGTPLLAALEQLRQMPEVFEAAPFGSRIHVTLADRSLPPTALVDRLRAAGLTVTAIRPVRPTLEDVFLHLIEHPPTEA is encoded by the coding sequence ATGAGCACCCTCGCCATCGACGTACGCAACCTGACCCGTCGCTTTGGAAATTTCACCGCTGTCGATCACGTGACGTTTCAGGTGGAAGCTGGTGAAATCTTTGGCTTTCTGGGAGCCAACGGAGCCGGCAAATCGACAACCATTCGGATGCTCTGTGGTCTGCTTCCCCCCTCAGAAGGCACAGCCCGCGTGGCCGGATTTGATGTAGCCCGTGAGCCCTACCGTGTGCGTCAGGCCATCGGCTACATGGCCCAGAAGTTCTCGCTTTATGAAGACCTGACCGGCCTAGAAAACCTGCATTTTTTCGGGACAGCCTATGGACTGACGGGACGCCAGCTGGACGCTCGCATTCGCGCGGTCATCGAGCGCGTAGGGCTCAGCGGACAGGAACGGCGCCTGGTGCGGGAGCTACCCACAGGCTGGCGGCAACGGCTGGCCCTGGCCAGCGCCCTGCTTCATGAACCACCGGTGGTGTTTCTGGATGAGCCAACCAGCGGAGTCGATCCCCTGGCTCGACGTCGCTTCTGGGATCTGATCGCCGAGCTGGCAGCCGAGGGCACGACGGTATTCGTCACCACACACTATCTGGACGAAGCCGAGTACTGCAACCGGCTGGGGCTCATCCACAATGGCCGACTCATTGCACTCGGCACACCTGAAGCGCTGAAAGCGCGCTATCTGACGCGTCCTCTGTACGAGCTGGAAGGTACACCGCTGCTCGCTGCCCTGGAACAGCTCCGCCAGATGCCCGAGGTGTTCGAGGCCGCCCCCTTTGGCAGCCGTATTCACGTAACCCTTGCGGATCGTTCTCTTCCCCCCACTGCCCTTGTAGATCGCCTGCGTGCAGCAGGGTTGACGGTCACTGCCATCCGCCCCGTCAGGCCCACACTCGAAGACGTATTCCTACATCTGATCGAACATCCTCCCACGGAAGCCTGA